Proteins from one Gibbsiella quercinecans genomic window:
- a CDS encoding efflux RND transporter periplasmic adaptor subunit, producing the protein MKIHFLLVIFSALLLAGCDRSEPEVNSPPRQVKVFTVDETHRLDSRVFPARVLAGDDTTLSFKRAGQLQQLNIREGAKVKAGDILAQLNASDASLRVKERQSAFNLAQRQFERFSTLAQRHVVSRAELDVQRANRDSASAALKIAQEELQYLTLRAPFDGVIARLNVRNHQVVAAGQAIATLSSLQSLDVVFNVPESLFTSLDVRNVNYRPRVRINNLPDREFIASYKEHATNTDSGTLTYQITLTMPRPADLPVVGGMSGTVSINLGNLPTAAQASAMVVPVEAVFNPDKSQLNQAHVWVIKEENGALRVEDRVVKVGQITSQGIEITAGLQPGDRIVSAGVGELRAQQPVRIWTRERGL; encoded by the coding sequence TTGAAAATCCATTTTCTGCTTGTCATTTTTTCCGCCCTGCTGCTGGCGGGCTGCGATCGTTCCGAACCGGAAGTGAATTCCCCTCCACGCCAGGTAAAAGTATTTACCGTCGATGAAACGCACCGCCTTGATAGCCGCGTTTTTCCGGCCCGCGTGTTGGCCGGGGATGATACCACGCTGTCTTTCAAGCGCGCCGGCCAATTACAACAGTTGAATATACGTGAAGGGGCCAAGGTCAAGGCTGGGGATATCCTGGCGCAGCTCAATGCGAGCGATGCCAGCCTGCGGGTAAAAGAACGCCAGAGTGCGTTTAACCTGGCGCAGCGTCAATTCGAACGTTTTTCCACCTTGGCGCAGCGGCATGTGGTTTCCCGCGCCGAGCTGGACGTGCAACGGGCCAATCGGGATTCAGCTTCCGCGGCGCTGAAAATAGCCCAGGAAGAGCTGCAATACCTGACGCTGCGCGCGCCGTTTGACGGCGTGATCGCCAGACTCAACGTGCGCAACCACCAGGTGGTTGCCGCCGGGCAGGCGATCGCCACTTTGAGCAGCCTGCAATCGCTGGACGTGGTGTTCAATGTGCCGGAAAGCCTGTTTACCAGCCTGGACGTGCGCAACGTCAATTATCGCCCGCGGGTGCGCATCAATAATCTGCCGGATCGCGAGTTTATCGCCAGCTATAAAGAGCATGCCACCAATACCGATTCCGGCACCTTGACCTACCAGATCACCTTGACCATGCCGCGCCCGGCGGATTTGCCGGTGGTCGGCGGCATGAGCGGCACCGTTTCCATTAATCTGGGCAATTTACCGACCGCTGCGCAGGCCAGCGCCATGGTGGTGCCGGTCGAAGCCGTGTTCAACCCGGATAAAAGCCAACTGAACCAGGCGCACGTCTGGGTGATTAAAGAGGAGAACGGCGCCTTGCGGGTGGAGGACCGCGTGGTCAAGGTTGGCCAGATAACCTCGCAGGGCATTGAAATCACCGCCGGCTTACAGCCCGGCGATCGGATTGTCTCCGCCGGCGTCGGGGAGTTGCGCGCGCAGCAGCCGGTGCGCATCTGGACGCGGGAAAGGGGTCTGTGA
- a CDS encoding cation-transporting P-type ATPase has product MSDIKPPVVDPISPQEEWYQRSVEESLSALNTTPSGLSAAEAQQRLTQYGANVLPQAQSKSLFIKFIAHFKDVLIYILLAAAVVTAIMGHWVDTLVILGVAVINALIGFIQENNAEKSLKSIQNMLSNEAQVSRDGQHMTLGTEQLVPGDIVLLRPGDRIPADLRLIEVHNLRVEEAILTGESTVVSKKIDRLEGEKSLGDRKNLAFSGTTISSGTAVGVVIATGGNTELGHINEMISSIEENKTPLLVQIDKLGKAIFVIILFMMAGLLIFGYMLRDMPLPELLLAVISLAVAAVPEGLPAIISIILSLGVQAMARSRAIIRKLPTVETLGAMSVICSDKTGTLTMNEMTVKAVILADKTWRVEGNSYEPQGDFYIDGETTATAPDSSTLLSQFLRAVDLCNESQLRQDKQGLWSITGGPTEGALKVLAAKARLPATQNEITTKIPFDSLYKYMAIACKVDNQPQILLTGAPDVLLNLCQFQQTASGAEPLDKTYWENAIARYAREGLRMVAAAWKAPQEVIDKLDHPMLHDGMILIGIAGMMDPPRPEAITAIDECQQAGIRVKMITGDHQETAMAIGKMLGIGNSADSVTGYQLEHMDDEELKGVAQKYDIFARTSPEHKLRLVKALQKTGEIVGMTGDGVNDAPALKQSNVGIAMGIKGTEVTKESADMILADDNFATIANAVKEGRRVYDNLKKTILFIMPTNLAQGLLIIIAILMGNLLPLTPVQILWMNMATSATLSFGLAFEAAERNAMRRPPRNVKSHVMDGYAIWRVVFVGLLISISTFILEAWLQPRGYSPEFIRTVLLQTLVTAQWVYMINCRDSEHFSLNRGLLQNKGIWIVTAALVALQALIIYVPLMNTLFGTQPLPFRYWLIALGIGVALFIIVEIEKRLTRRWRKA; this is encoded by the coding sequence ATGAGTGATATAAAGCCACCTGTCGTGGATCCTATTTCACCCCAGGAAGAATGGTATCAGCGCAGTGTTGAAGAAAGCCTGTCTGCACTCAACACCACACCCAGTGGCCTGAGTGCCGCTGAAGCACAGCAACGTTTAACGCAATATGGGGCGAATGTCTTACCGCAGGCACAATCCAAATCATTATTTATTAAATTTATTGCGCATTTTAAAGATGTGCTGATCTATATCCTGCTGGCGGCCGCGGTTGTCACCGCCATTATGGGCCACTGGGTCGATACGCTGGTGATCCTCGGCGTTGCGGTGATTAACGCACTCATCGGCTTTATCCAGGAAAACAACGCGGAAAAATCGCTGAAAAGCATTCAGAATATGTTGTCCAACGAGGCGCAGGTATCGCGCGATGGACAGCATATGACCCTCGGCACCGAACAGCTGGTTCCCGGCGATATTGTCCTGCTGCGCCCTGGCGATCGTATTCCCGCCGATCTACGCCTGATCGAAGTGCATAATTTGCGGGTGGAAGAAGCCATCCTGACCGGGGAATCCACCGTCGTATCAAAGAAAATCGATCGGCTCGAAGGCGAAAAATCACTGGGCGATCGTAAAAACCTGGCGTTCTCCGGCACCACCATCAGCTCCGGTACCGCCGTTGGGGTGGTGATCGCCACCGGCGGCAATACGGAACTTGGGCATATCAACGAAATGATCTCCTCGATTGAGGAGAACAAAACCCCGCTGCTGGTGCAGATCGATAAGCTGGGCAAGGCGATTTTCGTCATCATCCTGTTCATGATGGCCGGCCTGTTGATTTTTGGCTATATGCTGCGCGACATGCCGTTGCCGGAGCTGCTGCTGGCCGTGATCAGCCTGGCCGTAGCCGCCGTGCCGGAAGGCTTGCCGGCAATCATCTCGATTATTCTTTCGCTCGGCGTACAGGCCATGGCCCGTTCGCGCGCCATCATTCGCAAACTGCCGACGGTTGAAACCCTGGGCGCCATGTCGGTGATCTGCTCGGATAAAACCGGCACGCTGACCATGAATGAAATGACGGTGAAAGCGGTGATCCTGGCAGATAAAACCTGGCGGGTGGAAGGCAACAGCTACGAGCCGCAGGGCGATTTCTATATCGATGGCGAAACCACCGCAACCGCCCCAGACAGCTCGACGCTGTTGAGCCAGTTCCTGCGCGCCGTGGATTTGTGTAACGAAAGCCAGCTGCGGCAGGATAAACAAGGGCTGTGGTCCATCACCGGCGGCCCAACCGAAGGGGCGCTGAAGGTACTGGCGGCGAAAGCCAGGCTGCCGGCCACCCAGAATGAAATCACCACCAAGATCCCCTTTGATTCGCTGTACAAATATATGGCGATCGCCTGTAAGGTCGACAACCAACCGCAAATTCTGTTGACCGGCGCGCCGGACGTCCTGCTGAACCTGTGCCAATTCCAGCAAACGGCGTCTGGCGCCGAACCGCTGGATAAAACCTACTGGGAAAACGCCATTGCACGCTACGCACGCGAAGGCCTGCGTATGGTGGCCGCCGCCTGGAAAGCGCCGCAGGAGGTGATCGACAAACTCGATCACCCGATGCTGCACGACGGCATGATCCTGATCGGCATCGCCGGCATGATGGATCCGCCGCGCCCGGAAGCCATCACCGCGATCGACGAATGCCAACAGGCCGGCATCCGCGTGAAGATGATCACCGGCGATCACCAAGAGACGGCGATGGCGATCGGCAAAATGCTGGGGATTGGCAACAGCGCGGATTCCGTTACCGGCTATCAGCTTGAGCACATGGACGATGAAGAACTTAAAGGCGTCGCCCAGAAATACGACATCTTTGCCCGCACCAGCCCGGAACATAAACTGCGCCTGGTGAAGGCACTGCAGAAAACCGGTGAAATCGTCGGCATGACCGGCGACGGGGTGAACGATGCGCCGGCGCTGAAGCAATCCAACGTGGGCATCGCCATGGGGATTAAAGGCACCGAGGTAACCAAAGAATCCGCTGATATGATCCTGGCGGACGATAACTTCGCCACCATCGCCAATGCCGTCAAAGAAGGCCGCCGGGTTTACGATAACCTGAAAAAAACCATCCTGTTCATCATGCCCACCAACCTGGCGCAGGGGTTGTTGATCATCATCGCCATCCTGATGGGCAACCTGTTGCCGCTGACGCCGGTGCAAATTCTGTGGATGAACATGGCGACCTCCGCCACCCTCTCCTTCGGCCTGGCGTTTGAAGCGGCGGAAAGAAACGCCATGCGGCGCCCGCCGCGCAATGTTAAAAGCCATGTGATGGACGGCTACGCAATTTGGCGCGTGGTGTTTGTCGGGCTGCTGATCTCAATCAGCACCTTTATTCTGGAAGCCTGGCTGCAGCCGCGCGGTTACAGCCCGGAATTTATCCGCACCGTGCTGCTGCAAACGCTGGTCACAGCCCAGTGGGTGTATATGATCAACTGCCGTGATTCCGAGCACTTCTCACTCAACCGAGGCCTGTTGCAGAACAAAGGGATTTGGATCGTCACCGCCGCGTTGGTCGCGCTGCAAGCGCTGATTATCTACGTACCGCTGATGAACACGCTGTTCGGTACCCAACCGCTGCCGTTCCGTTACTGGCTGATTGCGTTAGGCATCGGCGTCGCGCTGTTTATCATTGTCGAAATTGAAAAACGCCTGACCCGCCGCTGGCGCAAGGCGTAA
- a CDS encoding helix-turn-helix transcriptional regulator yields MIFYLVSDDNMLFNGLSTLLLDEGVDHPLLKRKHSEYAACLFIVDARVARWELELLLYERPDGHFVILCFSSAELERWQEKYICIDMSLSLGAVRASLLKAMVEDAGRIRMAQTQDLFRPILTVKEKDVFRGLMMGKNVHQIAEMCGCDIKTVYGHRRNLVAKLRFNNFNQLYLHCLG; encoded by the coding sequence GTGATTTTTTATCTGGTTTCTGATGACAATATGCTATTCAACGGATTGTCTACGCTATTGTTGGATGAAGGCGTTGATCATCCGTTATTGAAACGCAAGCACAGCGAATATGCGGCATGTCTGTTTATTGTTGATGCCAGAGTGGCGCGGTGGGAACTGGAATTACTGTTGTATGAACGGCCCGATGGCCATTTTGTTATCTTGTGTTTTTCTTCCGCCGAGCTTGAACGTTGGCAGGAAAAATATATTTGCATTGATATGTCGCTTTCTCTTGGTGCTGTGCGCGCCAGCCTGCTTAAGGCAATGGTGGAAGATGCCGGGAGAATACGCATGGCGCAAACCCAGGATCTGTTTAGGCCGATATTGACGGTAAAAGAGAAGGATGTCTTCAGAGGGTTAATGATGGGGAAAAACGTGCACCAGATAGCGGAGATGTGCGGCTGCGATATAAAAACCGTTTACGGCCACCGGAGAAACCTGGTGGCAAAGCTCAGGTTCAATAACTTTAACCAGTTGTATTTGCATTGCCTGGGCTGA
- the hutX gene encoding heme utilization cystosolic carrier protein HutX produces the protein MTPSDSSLSLAEFMRTEPDGTLEDIAEKYQTSLLAVVKQVPVHRVVSGEQFDAVWDAITGWGKVTTLVHNHDVILEFSGDLPSGFHRHGYFNLRGKNGMSGHIKAENCAHIALIERKFMGMDTASVIFFNSEEKAMFKIFLGRDSHRQLLADQVAAFRQLAATLQG, from the coding sequence ATGACACCTTCGGATTCATCCTTATCTCTGGCCGAGTTTATGCGCACAGAGCCCGATGGCACGCTGGAAGACATTGCCGAAAAATATCAAACCTCGCTGCTGGCCGTGGTTAAACAGGTTCCGGTTCACCGGGTGGTCAGCGGGGAGCAATTTGACGCCGTGTGGGACGCCATCACCGGCTGGGGGAAAGTGACAACGCTGGTGCATAACCACGATGTGATTTTAGAGTTTTCCGGCGATCTGCCTTCCGGCTTCCACCGCCACGGCTACTTTAATCTGCGGGGTAAAAATGGCATGAGCGGCCATATCAAGGCGGAAAACTGCGCGCATATTGCCCTGATTGAGCGCAAGTTCATGGGGATGGATACCGCTTCAGTGATCTTTTTCAATAGCGAAGAAAAAGCCATGTTCAAGATCTTCCTGGGCCGCGACAGCCACCGGCAACTCCTGGCGGATCAAGTGGCGGCATTCCGGCAGTTGGCGGCAACACTACAGGGCTAA
- a CDS encoding efflux RND transporter permease subunit, which produces MGMIDGIINNRTRAWLMILLLGVGGIIAFFNIGRLEDPAFTVKTAVVITQYPGASTQQVEEEVTLPLENALQRLPYLDNVSSISSVGLSQITVNIRSQYGAAELPQIWDELRRRVGDAALQFPPGVAAPFVNDDFGDVYGFFFAIYGDNYDNQELRNYAEQLRRDLVLLPGVGKVAIGGVIPEEIHLEISRAKMSVYGITLQRLADILSRQNIVSDAGSITVGSESIRLHPTGEFQSIEELGNLLISPPGSTHSVYLRDIGTLSRSLNDKPTNIYHANGHNALTMGISFVPNVNVITVGNAIEAQLKRMEAEKPAGIQLKVFYDQAAEVKHSVNGFILNFLMALVIVIGTLLIFMGMRSGVIIAASLAINVLGTLLIMYLLGIELQRISLGALVIALSMLVDNAIVVVEGALVEQQRGKRPLDAVRYIIRRSALPLLAATVIAVLAFAPIGLSQDSTGEYCKSLFQVLLISLMLSWLTALTLTPVFIKWAFGKVDLSLKAQTGGEPASPYSGRVFRIYRGILSGLLRQRAVTLVVLAGLLGASIYGFGHVRQNFFPSANTPIFFVDLWLPYGTDINYTAAVTKNIEQNVSQQPGVDTTVTTIGQGSMRFMLTYNSQRQYTNYAQIMVRVDDQRRIGGIAQQIQNYIHANHPDVNERIKRIMFGPSNDSAIEARIRGSDPDVLRHIASQIDDIIMADGGADGSRNDWQERSKVIRPQFSTYLGRELGVDKREVDSALRMNFEGGVVGIYRDGSRLLPIVMRPPANERLDADHMANIMVWSQSQQQFIPLNNVVSAFTTEWEEPLIMRRDRIRVLTVQTDPSPLSGETSGDLLARIKPKVAALALPFGYSIEWGGDAESSSEAQSGLFTTLPLGFLVMFIITVLMFSSLKNAVAIWLTVPLAMIGVTLGFLLTGIPFGFMALIGLLSLSGMLIRNGIVLVEEINQQKREKPQTAAIIDAATSRLRPILLTAFTTVLGLAPLLLDVFFQSMAVVIMFGLGFATVLTLLVLPVIYSCMHPEKVDSANPE; this is translated from the coding sequence ATGGGCATGATTGACGGCATCATTAATAATCGCACCCGTGCCTGGCTGATGATTTTGCTGCTGGGCGTGGGCGGCATCATCGCTTTTTTTAATATTGGCCGCCTTGAAGATCCGGCGTTCACGGTGAAAACGGCGGTGGTGATCACGCAATACCCCGGCGCCTCCACGCAGCAGGTGGAAGAGGAAGTGACGCTGCCGCTGGAGAACGCGCTCCAGCGCCTGCCTTACCTGGATAACGTCAGTTCTATTTCCAGCGTTGGCCTGTCGCAGATCACCGTCAATATCCGTTCGCAATACGGCGCCGCCGAGCTGCCGCAGATTTGGGACGAACTGCGCCGCCGCGTCGGCGATGCCGCCTTGCAATTCCCGCCTGGGGTCGCCGCCCCCTTTGTGAATGATGATTTCGGCGATGTGTACGGCTTTTTCTTTGCGATTTACGGCGACAACTACGACAACCAGGAACTGCGTAACTATGCAGAACAGCTGCGGCGCGATCTAGTCTTGCTGCCCGGCGTCGGCAAAGTGGCGATCGGCGGCGTGATCCCGGAGGAAATCCACCTTGAGATCTCACGCGCCAAAATGAGCGTATACGGCATCACCCTGCAGCGGCTGGCGGATATCCTGAGCCGCCAGAATATCGTTTCCGATGCGGGCAGCATTACGGTTGGCAGCGAATCTATTCGGCTGCACCCCACCGGCGAATTCCAAAGCATCGAGGAACTGGGCAACTTGCTGATCAGCCCACCCGGCAGCACGCACAGCGTTTACCTGCGTGATATCGGCACGCTGTCGCGCAGCCTGAATGACAAACCGACCAATATCTACCATGCCAATGGCCACAATGCGCTGACCATGGGTATTTCGTTTGTGCCTAACGTGAATGTCATCACGGTGGGCAATGCCATCGAAGCCCAGCTCAAACGTATGGAGGCGGAGAAGCCGGCGGGCATTCAACTGAAGGTGTTTTACGATCAGGCGGCCGAAGTTAAGCATTCGGTGAACGGTTTTATCCTTAACTTCCTGATGGCGCTGGTGATTGTCATCGGCACTCTGCTGATTTTCATGGGGATGCGCAGCGGGGTGATTATTGCCGCCTCGCTTGCCATCAATGTGCTCGGTACGCTGTTAATCATGTATCTGCTGGGGATCGAACTGCAGCGCATTTCTCTGGGGGCGCTGGTTATCGCACTGAGCATGCTGGTGGATAACGCCATCGTGGTGGTGGAGGGCGCCCTGGTTGAGCAACAGCGTGGTAAACGGCCGCTCGACGCCGTGCGGTATATCATCAGGCGCTCGGCCTTGCCCCTGCTGGCGGCGACGGTGATTGCGGTGCTGGCGTTTGCGCCGATTGGTTTATCGCAGGATTCCACTGGGGAATATTGTAAATCGCTGTTCCAGGTGCTGTTGATTTCCCTGATGCTGAGTTGGTTGACGGCGCTGACGCTGACGCCGGTATTTATCAAGTGGGCGTTCGGCAAGGTGGATCTTAGCCTGAAAGCGCAGACCGGCGGCGAGCCGGCATCGCCGTACAGCGGCCGGGTGTTCCGCATTTACCGCGGGATCTTGAGCGGGCTGCTGCGCCAACGGGCGGTGACGCTGGTGGTGTTGGCTGGGTTGCTGGGCGCTTCAATTTATGGTTTTGGTCACGTGCGGCAGAACTTCTTCCCGTCTGCCAATACGCCGATTTTCTTTGTCGATCTGTGGCTGCCCTATGGCACGGATATCAACTACACCGCGGCGGTGACGAAAAACATCGAGCAGAACGTCAGCCAGCAACCCGGAGTGGATACCACCGTGACCACCATCGGCCAGGGGAGCATGCGTTTTATGCTGACCTACAATTCGCAGCGCCAGTACACCAACTATGCGCAAATCATGGTCCGGGTGGACGATCAGCGCCGCATCGGCGGCATTGCGCAGCAGATCCAGAATTACATCCACGCCAACCATCCGGACGTGAACGAGCGCATTAAACGCATCATGTTCGGGCCTTCCAACGACAGCGCCATCGAGGCGCGGATCAGAGGCTCGGATCCGGACGTGCTGCGGCACATCGCCAGCCAAATCGATGACATCATCATGGCCGACGGTGGGGCCGATGGCAGCCGCAACGATTGGCAAGAGCGCAGCAAGGTCATCCGCCCGCAGTTTTCCACTTACCTGGGGCGTGAACTGGGGGTGGATAAGCGTGAGGTGGACAGCGCGTTGCGGATGAATTTCGAAGGCGGCGTGGTGGGGATCTACCGTGACGGCTCGCGTTTGCTGCCGATCGTGATGCGCCCGCCGGCCAACGAACGGCTTGATGCCGACCATATGGCCAATATCATGGTCTGGAGCCAGTCGCAGCAGCAGTTTATCCCGTTAAACAACGTGGTGAGCGCCTTTACCACCGAGTGGGAAGAGCCGCTGATCATGCGGCGCGACCGCATCCGGGTGCTGACGGTACAAACCGATCCCAGCCCGCTGAGCGGCGAAACGTCCGGCGATCTGCTGGCGCGCATCAAGCCAAAAGTGGCGGCGCTGGCGTTGCCTTTCGGCTACAGCATCGAATGGGGCGGCGACGCGGAAAGCTCCAGCGAAGCGCAATCGGGGCTGTTCACCACATTGCCGCTGGGCTTCCTGGTGATGTTTATCATTACCGTGTTGATGTTCAGCTCGCTGAAAAATGCCGTGGCCATCTGGCTGACCGTACCGCTGGCGATGATCGGGGTGACTCTGGGCTTCCTGTTGACCGGCATCCCCTTTGGCTTCATGGCGTTGATCGGGCTGCTAAGCCTGAGCGGGATGCTCATCCGTAACGGCATCGTGCTAGTGGAAGAGATCAACCAGCAAAAACGGGAAAAACCCCAGACGGCGGCGATTATCGACGCGGCTACCTCGCGCCTGCGGCCGATCCTGTTGACGGCCTTTACCACCGTGCTGGGGCTGGCGCCGCTGCTGCTGGACGTCTTCTTCCAGAGCATGGCGGTGGTCATTATGTTCGGCCTTGGCTTTGCCACTGTGCTGACGCTGCTGGTGCTGCCGGTGATATACAGTTGCATGCATCCTGAGAAGGTGGATAGCGCAAACCCGGAATAA
- a CDS encoding YfaZ family outer membrane protein has protein sequence MKIAKFAPLALIAASGSAFALGFTSEVGKDYTNLDMELGKSSSGLYLQSNWVKNVKDGAQVGGVGAGYNLALGPLMLNAGAKALYIGPKKGDNGMVFPIGGGVTYNVTDSIAIYGEGYSAPQGLGNSVKNYAEANGGVSWAPFTPLTVKVGYRYAGVDGKDGRPGHTLFDGVYAGAGLTF, from the coding sequence ATGAAAATTGCAAAATTTGCCCCACTTGCGTTGATTGCCGCATCCGGTTCCGCTTTTGCTTTGGGTTTTACCAGTGAAGTCGGCAAAGATTACACCAACCTCGATATGGAACTGGGGAAAAGCAGCTCCGGCCTGTATCTGCAGAGCAACTGGGTTAAAAACGTCAAAGACGGTGCGCAGGTTGGCGGCGTTGGCGCCGGTTATAACCTGGCGCTGGGGCCGCTGATGCTGAACGCGGGCGCCAAAGCGCTCTACATCGGCCCGAAAAAGGGCGATAACGGGATGGTATTCCCGATCGGCGGTGGCGTTACCTACAACGTAACCGACAGCATCGCCATTTACGGCGAAGGTTATTCTGCGCCGCAAGGATTGGGCAACAGCGTTAAAAATTACGCCGAAGCCAACGGTGGGGTCAGCTGGGCGCCATTCACCCCGCTGACGGTGAAAGTGGGTTACCGCTATGCGGGCGTTGACGGTAAAGATGGCCGCCCTGGCCATACCTTGTTCGACGGGGTTTACGCCGGCGCCGGCCTGACTTTCTAA
- the hutW gene encoding heme anaerobic degradation radical SAM methyltransferase ChuW/HutW, with the protein MGSPLIDFTPHYAQAGAQPFTDRHATMPWRPTAPIPPEQVQAQWQSLVRQAAPARKRLLYLHVPFCATHCKFCAFYQNRYKPESCEQYTQYLLREIDMESGSTLHQSAPIHAVYFGGGTPSALAAKDLFRIIQTLRARLPLAPDCEITIEGRVLDFDDERIDACLDAGANRFSIGIQTFNSRIRKQMGRTSDGPQARRFIEGLSKRDRAAIVCDLLFGLPGQNAENWAEDLTIAQGIGLDGVDLYALNLLPGTPLAKAVENKRVTIPTPLERRDLYLQGCQMLDDAGWRHISNSHWACTTRERNLYNLLIKRGADCLAMGAGGGGSVNGRTYMVERQLSKYYQAIEQQQKPLMMMMHSTADNQWRHILQAGVEIGRIPLPEITPHAQRLAPLLSQWHQAGLTKDAGTCIRLTDEGRFWASNLLQSLQQLILQLNPESPTSLPQRSTLL; encoded by the coding sequence ATGGGCTCCCCGCTGATTGATTTCACCCCACACTATGCGCAAGCCGGTGCACAGCCATTTACAGATCGCCACGCCACCATGCCCTGGCGCCCCACGGCGCCCATACCGCCAGAACAGGTGCAGGCACAATGGCAATCACTGGTCAGACAGGCGGCCCCGGCGCGCAAGAGGCTGCTCTATTTGCATGTGCCGTTTTGCGCCACCCATTGCAAATTCTGCGCGTTTTATCAAAACCGCTATAAACCAGAAAGTTGCGAGCAATATACGCAATATCTGCTGCGGGAAATCGACATGGAATCCGGCAGCACACTCCACCAGTCCGCACCCATTCATGCGGTTTATTTTGGCGGCGGCACCCCTTCCGCGCTGGCGGCGAAAGACTTGTTCCGCATTATTCAAACCTTAAGAGCCCGGCTGCCGCTGGCGCCGGACTGCGAAATCACCATTGAAGGGCGCGTACTGGATTTTGATGATGAGCGCATTGACGCCTGCCTGGACGCCGGCGCCAATCGGTTTTCCATCGGCATCCAGACCTTCAATAGCCGCATTCGCAAACAGATGGGGCGAACATCCGACGGGCCGCAGGCCAGGCGTTTTATTGAAGGGCTAAGCAAGCGCGATCGCGCCGCGATCGTCTGCGATCTGTTGTTCGGCCTGCCCGGCCAAAACGCGGAAAACTGGGCGGAAGATTTAACCATCGCCCAGGGCATCGGCCTGGACGGCGTGGATCTCTACGCGTTGAACCTGTTGCCCGGCACGCCGTTGGCGAAAGCGGTCGAAAACAAACGGGTCACAATCCCCACCCCGCTCGAACGGCGCGATCTTTACCTGCAGGGCTGCCAGATGCTCGACGACGCCGGTTGGCGCCATATCAGCAATAGCCATTGGGCATGCACCACCCGCGAACGCAACCTATACAACCTGTTGATCAAACGCGGTGCGGATTGCCTGGCGATGGGCGCAGGCGGCGGCGGTTCGGTTAACGGCCGAACCTACATGGTCGAGCGCCAGTTAAGCAAGTACTACCAGGCGATTGAGCAACAACAGAAGCCGTTGATGATGATGATGCACAGCACGGCAGATAATCAGTGGCGCCATATCCTGCAGGCAGGGGTTGAAATCGGCCGCATTCCGTTGCCTGAAATTACGCCGCATGCGCAGCGGCTGGCGCCATTATTAAGCCAGTGGCACCAGGCAGGCCTGACCAAAGACGCCGGCACCTGCATACGCCTGACCGACGAAGGCCGCTTTTGGGCCAGCAATCTGCTGCAATCGCTGCAACAGCTGATCCTCCAGCTCAATCCCGAATCCCCTACTTCATTACCACAAAGGAGCACCCTACTATGA
- a CDS encoding LysR family transcriptional regulator codes for MPAAIKLHQLRAFVAVSRHGSIRAASRICHISQPALTKSIQELEAFLGARLFIRRREGVVLTDCGDNFFQHASLILEELRVAQEDIQQRLGLAGGTVNIGIGGSIARTVMPQVITQFHREYPNVKVRIVEGQLVSMIPALRQGELDFTVNTYYPCGQDNELSYERLMDKEYKVVVRKGHPLEGATTLQELQHCDWTMPTPQGSYYRLLHELFGNMGILPAVSVTCETFMSCTSLVAQSDFVSILSVDVISDPIMGRHLVALDLAESLPMATFYLVQRKDTTLTPVGAHLARLFRIYCR; via the coding sequence ATGCCCGCCGCAATAAAACTGCATCAGCTGCGCGCCTTTGTGGCCGTTAGCCGCCACGGCAGCATTCGTGCCGCCAGCCGCATTTGCCATATTTCCCAACCGGCGCTGACCAAATCGATTCAGGAACTGGAAGCGTTTTTGGGCGCCAGGCTGTTTATCCGCCGCCGCGAGGGGGTGGTGTTGACGGACTGCGGGGATAACTTTTTCCAGCACGCCAGCCTGATTCTGGAAGAGCTGCGCGTGGCGCAGGAGGATATTCAACAGCGGTTGGGGCTTGCCGGCGGCACGGTGAACATCGGCATCGGCGGCAGCATTGCGCGCACGGTGATGCCGCAGGTGATCACGCAATTTCACCGCGAGTATCCCAACGTGAAGGTGCGTATCGTCGAGGGGCAGTTGGTTTCGATGATCCCGGCGCTGCGCCAGGGGGAGCTGGATTTTACCGTCAATACCTATTATCCCTGCGGCCAGGATAATGAATTGAGCTATGAACGGCTGATGGATAAAGAGTACAAGGTGGTGGTACGCAAGGGGCACCCGCTGGAAGGGGCGACAACGCTGCAAGAATTGCAACATTGCGACTGGACCATGCCGACGCCGCAGGGCAGCTACTACCGGCTGTTACATGAACTGTTCGGCAATATGGGAATACTGCCTGCGGTCAGCGTGACCTGTGAAACCTTCATGAGTTGCACCAGTCTGGTGGCGCAGAGCGATTTCGTCAGCATCCTGTCGGTGGATGTGATTTCGGATCCGATCATGGGGCGCCATCTGGTGGCGTTGGATTTGGCGGAAAGCCTGCCGATGGCGACGTTTTACCTGGTGCAGCGTAAGGACACGACGCTGACGCCGGTGGGGGCGCATCTGGCGCGCCTGTTCCGTATTTACTGCCGTTGA